A genomic window from Sulfurimonas paralvinellae includes:
- the fabD gene encoding ACP S-malonyltransferase, which produces MSKIAMIFAGQGSQAVGMGKDFYDNSELAREMFAKAGERIGVDFKELIFEENEQLGQTAYTQPAILLVQMIAYKLFKEACPDVKAELFLGHSLGEFSALCAAGAIDYVDAVELVHKRGAFMQEACEGKDAGMMAIVGLDDESVEKICADAQAEGKQVWPANYNQDGQLVVAGNRADLASLEETFKNAGAKRALLLNMSVASHCEILSPAQEPLAALMEKYITDDFEAPVISNVTTKPYNTKADAVALLKDQLVKPVKYKQSIQAIAGDVDMAIEFGNGVVLKGLNRRIAKELKTLNISDMASLEKVKEEVCS; this is translated from the coding sequence GTGAGTAAAATAGCAATGATATTTGCAGGGCAAGGCAGCCAGGCAGTAGGAATGGGTAAAGATTTTTATGATAACAGTGAACTTGCACGTGAGATGTTTGCAAAAGCAGGTGAGAGAATCGGTGTTGATTTTAAAGAGTTGATCTTTGAAGAGAATGAGCAGCTTGGACAAACTGCATATACGCAGCCGGCAATTCTATTGGTGCAGATGATTGCCTATAAACTTTTTAAAGAAGCGTGTCCTGATGTGAAAGCGGAACTTTTCTTAGGTCACTCTCTTGGTGAATTCTCTGCACTTTGTGCTGCAGGTGCTATTGATTACGTTGATGCAGTTGAACTCGTACATAAACGTGGGGCTTTTATGCAAGAGGCGTGTGAAGGCAAAGATGCAGGGATGATGGCTATCGTTGGACTCGATGATGAAAGTGTTGAAAAAATTTGTGCAGATGCGCAGGCTGAAGGTAAGCAGGTATGGCCTGCAAACTACAACCAAGACGGTCAGCTTGTAGTTGCGGGTAATAGAGCAGATCTTGCAAGTTTGGAGGAGACTTTTAAAAATGCAGGCGCTAAAAGAGCACTTCTTTTAAATATGTCAGTGGCGTCTCACTGTGAGATACTCTCACCGGCACAAGAGCCGCTTGCTGCATTGATGGAAAAATATATTACCGATGATTTTGAAGCACCGGTTATATCAAATGTGACAACAAAACCGTACAATACTAAAGCGGATGCTGTAGCACTTTTAAAAGACCAGCTTGTAAAACCGGTAAAATACAAACAATCTATCCAAGCAATTGCAGGTGATGTAGATATGGCCATAGAATTTGGAAATGGTGTCGTACTCAAAGGACTCAACAGAAGAATTGCCAAAGAGCTTAAAACACTTAATATCTCAGATATGGCATCTTTAGAAAAAGTAAAAGAGGAAGTCTGCTCATAA
- a CDS encoding FKBP-type peptidyl-prolyl cis-trans isomerase, whose translation MAIEQNQIVSLEYEVKDGDKVVDSNVGGEPLVFMFGKGQIIPGLETGIKDMGIGEKGDVLVKAADAYGEYNAEAIQEVPKDQFAGIELTEGMTLYGQGEDGSTVQVTVKEIKDDSVVIDFNHPLAGKDLMFTVTINNVRDASAEEAMTGVPAENKQEDDGCCSTGGGCGCH comes from the coding sequence ATGGCAATTGAGCAAAATCAAATCGTATCTTTAGAGTATGAAGTAAAAGACGGCGATAAAGTAGTTGATAGTAACGTTGGTGGAGAACCATTAGTATTTATGTTTGGTAAAGGACAAATAATTCCTGGTCTTGAGACTGGTATCAAAGATATGGGTATCGGTGAAAAAGGTGATGTTCTTGTGAAAGCTGCAGATGCATATGGCGAGTACAATGCCGAAGCAATTCAAGAAGTTCCTAAAGATCAATTCGCAGGAATTGAACTTACAGAAGGAATGACACTTTACGGACAAGGTGAAGACGGATCGACTGTTCAAGTAACTGTAAAAGAGATCAAAGACGACTCAGTTGTTATTGATTTTAACCATCCTTTGGCTGGTAAAGATTTAATGTTCACTGTTACAATCAACAATGTAAGAGATGCTTCTGCTGAAGAAGCAATGACAGGTGTTCCAGCTGAAAATAAACAAGAAGATGACGGATGCTGTTCAACTGGCGGCGGCTGTGGATGCCACTAG
- a CDS encoding Fis family transcriptional regulator → MTDAVQLAAAVDATSFLTASSASLQAKKTATLLKTLGVNALITGESGIGKRTLASFILPDASIVDASNFDELLVTLESSKELIISNIDNSPNLNRLIDTIEENDVRIVATSKQLQFNELLDDLFSVKLDIPPLRERVEDVTFLVEKFTKEAAELFGSDESFNIKNFKPDLSQNAKSLRRQVMINYLLQDIGDSDLMGIIENYLYDKLGSNSDYRNFLYLYEVPLIRGGLKKFKSQLQLADKLGLNRNTLRKKITENKQYLEGEKQ, encoded by the coding sequence ATGACGGATGCTGTTCAACTGGCGGCGGCTGTGGATGCCACTAGTTTTCTAACTGCATCTTCTGCCTCCCTGCAGGCAAAGAAAACAGCCACTCTTTTAAAAACACTCGGTGTAAATGCACTGATAACGGGAGAGAGTGGAATAGGTAAAAGAACATTGGCTTCTTTTATCTTACCTGATGCATCGATTGTCGATGCATCAAACTTTGATGAGCTTTTAGTGACACTTGAGAGTTCAAAAGAGTTAATCATTTCCAACATAGACAACTCCCCAAATTTAAACAGATTGATAGATACGATAGAAGAGAATGACGTTCGTATTGTTGCGACTTCAAAACAGCTCCAGTTTAATGAGTTGTTAGATGATCTTTTTAGTGTTAAATTGGATATACCGCCATTAAGAGAAAGAGTTGAAGATGTTACATTTTTAGTAGAGAAATTCACCAAAGAGGCGGCAGAACTTTTTGGCAGTGATGAAAGTTTTAATATTAAAAATTTCAAACCGGACCTGTCTCAAAACGCAAAATCATTGCGTCGGCAGGTAATGATTAATTATCTTTTACAAGATATCGGGGACAGTGACTTGATGGGAATCATAGAGAATTATCTCTATGACAAGTTGGGATCCAATAGTGACTATAGAAACTTTTTGTATCTTTATGAAGTACCTCTCATTAGAGGAGGACTGAAAAAGTTCAAATCACAACTGCAGTTGGCAGATAAACTTGGTCTCAACAGAAATACATTACGGAAAAAAATTACAGAGAACAAACAATACTTAGAAGGAGAAAAACAGTGA
- a CDS encoding nitrilase-related carbon-nitrogen hydrolase, producing the protein MRVTLAQTSPKLNRSNLSDIIAIVKQKKDDADLIVFPELALSGYLLQDKLREDAWSEDELHELGTLSSEVDIAVGAAMRDGELFRNCGLYFSGGELVAKHIKVHLPNYGMFEEARYFEGGDKFEAFELNGAKISILVCEDLWHKEVHHELLRLDPDLIVVHVASPARGFSDTGLTIETKWYEIIQTVAKECEAKLVFVNRVGFEDGLGFWGGSCVVDADGTITNKLPKFEQTVQTVEI; encoded by the coding sequence ATGAGAGTAACACTTGCACAAACTTCACCGAAATTAAATCGCTCGAATTTGAGCGATATTATTGCTATTGTCAAACAAAAGAAAGATGATGCAGATTTGATCGTTTTTCCTGAGCTTGCATTAAGCGGGTATCTGTTGCAGGATAAACTGCGTGAAGATGCCTGGAGTGAGGATGAACTGCATGAGTTGGGAACACTGAGCAGCGAGGTTGATATTGCCGTGGGTGCTGCAATGCGTGATGGAGAACTCTTTCGTAATTGTGGACTCTATTTTAGCGGTGGAGAACTTGTTGCCAAGCACATTAAAGTACATTTACCAAACTATGGAATGTTTGAAGAAGCTCGCTATTTTGAAGGTGGAGATAAATTTGAAGCGTTTGAGCTCAATGGCGCAAAGATTTCGATTCTTGTCTGCGAAGATCTATGGCATAAAGAGGTGCATCATGAGCTTCTTCGTTTAGATCCTGATTTGATTGTCGTTCATGTTGCTTCTCCTGCTCGAGGGTTTAGTGATACGGGTTTGACCATAGAGACAAAATGGTATGAAATTATACAGACGGTTGCCAAAGAGTGTGAAGCAAAGCTTGTCTTTGTCAATCGTGTCGGTTTTGAAGACGGGCTTGGCTTTTGGGGTGGTAGTTGTGTTGTCGATGCAGATGGAACCATTACAAATAAACTGCCGAAATTTGAGCAAACAGTACAAACAGTAGAAATATAA
- a CDS encoding tetratricopeptide repeat protein, with protein sequence MKQSVIVSLLIVTAVPTLLFGSEPSAFGAGDLSSPEPYGLTSSEKVILETKDKLKKVASKSKSQASQLDSLRERIDGLQSIVESIGRNTHNNKINLEKLKDEEDTSMANTTEYQTRLSESIQQNKKELEELKASLLEVSKLLDDINARYVTKDEYNTLVTSVNNFKALVSKELKSGKKISGKASKTSSADLYNLAKKNYDKKYYTKAIANYEELIKRNYKPAYAHYMIGEMNYKRKNYAKAISYFKKSSQLYAKAKYMPNLMLHTAISMEKTGDRAHAKSFYKAIIAKYPTSKEAQEAKRRLGK encoded by the coding sequence ATGAAACAGAGCGTAATAGTAAGCCTGCTTATTGTTACTGCTGTTCCAACTCTTCTCTTCGGTTCTGAACCTTCAGCGTTTGGTGCCGGGGATCTTTCCAGTCCTGAACCTTATGGACTGACTTCCAGTGAAAAAGTTATATTAGAAACAAAAGACAAGTTAAAAAAAGTTGCCAGTAAAAGTAAATCACAGGCAAGTCAGCTTGATTCATTGCGAGAGAGAATAGATGGACTGCAGAGCATTGTTGAAAGTATAGGCAGAAATACACATAATAATAAAATCAATCTAGAGAAGCTTAAAGACGAAGAAGATACCAGTATGGCAAATACGACAGAGTATCAAACACGCTTAAGTGAATCTATTCAACAAAATAAAAAGGAGTTAGAGGAACTTAAAGCAAGTTTACTTGAAGTTTCCAAGCTTTTAGATGATATCAATGCACGTTATGTAACTAAAGATGAATACAATACTCTGGTTACAAGTGTTAACAATTTTAAAGCATTAGTTTCAAAAGAGCTAAAATCAGGGAAGAAAATAAGCGGTAAAGCTTCTAAAACAAGCAGTGCGGATTTGTATAATCTTGCTAAGAAAAATTATGACAAAAAGTACTATACAAAAGCAATTGCCAACTATGAAGAATTGATTAAAAGAAACTATAAACCTGCCTATGCGCACTATATGATAGGTGAAATGAACTACAAAAGAAAGAATTACGCAAAAGCAATTTCTTACTTTAAAAAGAGTTCACAGTTGTATGCAAAAGCGAAGTATATGCCGAACCTGATGCTGCACACTGCTATATCAATGGAGAAAACGGGAGACCGTGCACATGCTAAGTCCTTCTATAAAGCGATTATCGCAAAATATCCGACTTCAAAAGAAGCGCAAGAGGCAAAACGTCGCTTAGGCAAATAA